Proteins encoded together in one Astatotilapia calliptera chromosome 7, fAstCal1.2, whole genome shotgun sequence window:
- the ccnd1 gene encoding G1/S-specific cyclin-D1, with product MEPQLWCCEGDGPPIPRAYRDSNLLTDRVLHALLRVEDMYLPAPNYFKCVQREISPYMRRIVAAWMLEVCEEQKCEEEVFPLAMNYMDRILSVEPTKKNHLQLLGAACMFLASKLKETIPLTAEKLCIYTDNSVTPSQLLQMELLVLNKLKWDLASPTPLDFIDHFLSQLPVNKENKSILRKHAQTFVALCATDVKFIASPPSMVAAGSMVAAVEGLQMRMVGNTMMSQKLTEQLAQTIKSDPDCLRACQEQIESLLETSLRQAQQQHSFAMETKKMGEDHSATPTDVRDINI from the exons ATGGAGCCTCAGCTGTGGTGCTGCGAGGGGGATGGGCCTCCTATACCGAGAGCCTACCGAGACTCCAACCTGTTGACTGACCGGGTCCTGCACGCTCTGCTGCGGGTAGAAGACATGTACCTCCCCGCTCCTAACTACTTTAAATGTGTCCAGAGAGAGATATCTCCGTACATGAGGAGGATAGTCGCTGCTTGGATGTTAGAG GTGTGCGAGGAGCAGAAATGTGAGGAGGAGGTTTTCCCCTTAGCTATGAACTACATGGATCGCATCTTGTCAGTGGAACCCACGAAGAAGAACCATCTGCAGCTGTTGGGAGCTGCCTGCATGTTCCTGGCATCTAAACTAAAGGAGACAATCCCACTGACTGCGGAGAAACTCTGCATCTACACTGATAATTCAGTCACACCTTCTCAGTTGCTG CAGATGGAGCTGCTGGTTTTGAATAAGCTGAAGTGGGACCTGGCTTCACCCACCCCTCTTGATTTCATCGACCACTTCCTGTCTCAGCTGCCTGTCAACAAAGAGAACAAGTCGATACTGAGGAAGCACGCTCAGACCTTTGTTGCACTGTGTGCCACAG ATGTCAAATTCATAGCCAGCCCCCCATCCATGGTGGCAGCAGGCAGCATGGTGGCAGCGGTAGAGGGCTTACAGATGAGAATGGTGGGTAACACCATGATGTCTCAAAAACTGACAGAACAGCTGGCTCAGACCATCAAAAGTGACCCG GATTGTTTGAGAGCATGTCAGGAACAGATCGAGTCTTTGCTGGAAACCAGCCTCAGACAggcgcagcagcagcactcaTTTGCCATGGAAACTAAGAAAATGGGAGAGGACCACTCAGCGACGCCCACAGATGTACGAGACATTAACATCTGA